A single genomic interval of Chrysemys picta bellii isolate R12L10 chromosome 8, ASM1138683v2, whole genome shotgun sequence harbors:
- the RGS4 gene encoding regulator of G-protein signaling 4 isoform X2: MCKGLAALPATCLKSAKDMKHHLDFLLQKPGSCEHSSSHSKKEKMAPPQRVSHKEVQKWADCLENLIHHNSELGFLHMGSDQPQCSQAHPVVLRRGSEKNLHPHGEGFLPLLPQISLLPRFGQSTCNYLWDSEPQKSYVSCLSLLLPSGLSVHLALSREQAGLLGLSGDA, translated from the exons ATGTGCAAGGGACTTGCTGCATTGCCAGCTACTTGCTTAAAAA GTGCAAAAGATATGAAGCATCATCTGGATTTCTTACTGCAGAAGCCTGGTTCATGTGAGCACAGCTCTTCCCACAgcaagaaggagaaaatggctccaccccagag GGTTAGCCACAAGGAAGTCCAGAAATGGGCTGACTGTTTGGAGAACCTGATACATCATAACA GTGAACTTGGATTCCTGCACATGGGAAGTGACCAGCCACAATGTTCTCAAGCCCACCCTGTCGTGCTTCGACGAGGCTCAGAAAAAAATCTTCATCCTCATGGAGAAGGATTCTTACCACTTCTTCCTCAAATCTCGCTTCTACCTCGATTTGGTCAGTCCACCTGCAACTACTTGTGGGACTCAGAACCACAAAAGAGCTACGTCTCCTGCCTTAGCCTGCTTCTCCCCTCTGGTCTCTCAGTACACTTAGCTCTGAGCAGGGAGCAGGCAGGTCTCCTGGGACTCTCTGGGGATGCATGA
- the RGS4 gene encoding regulator of G-protein signaling 4 isoform X1 has translation MCKGLAALPATCLKSAKDMKHHLDFLLQKPGSCEHSSSHSKKEKMAPPQRVSHKEVQKWADCLENLIHHNSGLAAFQAFLKSEYSKENIEFWVSCKEYKKTKSPANLSPKARKIYNEFISVQATREVNLDSCTWEVTSHNVLKPTLSCFDEAQKKIFILMEKDSYHFFLKSRFYLDLVSPPATTCGTQNHKRATSPALACFSPLVSQYT, from the exons ATGTGCAAGGGACTTGCTGCATTGCCAGCTACTTGCTTAAAAA GTGCAAAAGATATGAAGCATCATCTGGATTTCTTACTGCAGAAGCCTGGTTCATGTGAGCACAGCTCTTCCCACAgcaagaaggagaaaatggctccaccccagag GGTTAGCCACAAGGAAGTCCAGAAATGGGCTGACTGTTTGGAGAACCTGATACATCATAACA GTGGGCTGGCTGCTTTCCAGGCTTTCCTCAAGTCTGAGTACAGCAAGGAGAATATTGAGTTCTGGGTGAGCTGCAAGGAGTACAAGAAAACCAAATCGCCAGCCAACCTTAGCCCCAAGGCCAGGAAGATTTACAATGAGTTCATCTCTGTGCAGGCTACTAGAGAA GTGAACTTGGATTCCTGCACATGGGAAGTGACCAGCCACAATGTTCTCAAGCCCACCCTGTCGTGCTTCGACGAGGCTCAGAAAAAAATCTTCATCCTCATGGAGAAGGATTCTTACCACTTCTTCCTCAAATCTCGCTTCTACCTCGATTTGGTCAGTCCACCTGCAACTACTTGTGGGACTCAGAACCACAAAAGAGCTACGTCTCCTGCCTTAGCCTGCTTCTCCCCTCTGGTCTCTCAGTACACTTAG